From one Pedobacter faecalis genomic stretch:
- a CDS encoding Crp/Fnr family transcriptional regulator: MARALVDYVSQFGHLSDEDCNLISATVTKLNLKKDEYFSEAGKVPRQVGFILEGVIRGCYYDNKGEEITRCFISENNLVSDYMNLEAGFISTEYLQACTPCSLIIFSKDDWHGLSDRITGWENIKNKMVHACMFYKSRKAPVISQDATTRYLEFLENHPSLANRVPLAYIASYLGVTQQSLSRIRRQVR, encoded by the coding sequence ATGGCTCGAGCGCTTGTAGACTATGTATCGCAATTCGGTCATTTAAGTGACGAGGACTGCAATCTTATTTCCGCGACAGTGACCAAGCTTAATCTCAAAAAAGATGAATACTTCTCTGAAGCCGGAAAAGTTCCCCGTCAGGTAGGTTTTATCCTGGAAGGAGTGATCCGCGGCTGCTATTACGACAATAAGGGAGAGGAGATTACCCGCTGCTTCATCAGCGAAAACAATCTGGTCTCTGATTATATGAATCTGGAGGCTGGTTTTATCTCCACAGAATACCTGCAGGCTTGCACGCCATGCAGCCTTATTATCTTTTCAAAAGACGACTGGCACGGCTTATCGGACAGGATCACGGGTTGGGAGAATATCAAGAACAAGATGGTGCACGCCTGCATGTTTTATAAATCCAGAAAGGCGCCAGTCATCTCTCAGGACGCCACTACACGTTATCTCGAATTTCTCGAAAATCATCCTTCACTGGCCAACCGGGTGCCGCTTGCTTACATTGCCTCGTACCTTGGCGTCACGCAGCAATCCCTCAGCCGTATCAGAAGGCAGGTGCGCTAA
- a CDS encoding SGNH/GDSL hydrolase family protein, producing the protein MKNSNVICALMVFLSFACCPVKLRAQSKWINALKNGKDLNIVVYGTSLTAGLPAQTWVSGLKDSLNTRYPGKVSIRNSAQVAMHSDWGVSNLKDRVLNHDPDVVFIEFAVNDAFLSYQISLRASALNLRYMIERIRAWKPDVQVVLQIMNPPTGEHLRDRPNFEAYYAQYKKIGRQMKVKVVDHSYWNEIARNEQEFLRWVPDGIHPSAEASQKLILPYLLKQLISAR; encoded by the coding sequence ATGAAGAACTCCAATGTTATCTGTGCTTTGATGGTCTTCTTATCCTTTGCCTGTTGTCCGGTAAAGCTCCGCGCACAGAGCAAATGGATCAACGCCCTCAAAAACGGTAAGGACCTGAATATTGTGGTCTACGGTACGAGTCTAACCGCAGGCCTCCCGGCACAGACCTGGGTTTCGGGGTTGAAGGATTCTTTAAACACTCGGTATCCAGGTAAAGTCAGCATTAGAAATTCCGCGCAGGTGGCCATGCATTCCGACTGGGGCGTGAGTAACCTGAAGGACCGTGTACTTAACCATGACCCGGATGTGGTATTTATTGAGTTCGCGGTCAACGACGCTTTCCTGTCCTATCAGATTTCCCTGAGAGCGAGTGCGTTAAATTTGCGTTACATGATCGAACGGATCAGGGCCTGGAAGCCCGATGTGCAGGTGGTCCTGCAGATTATGAATCCGCCAACGGGCGAGCATTTAAGAGACAGGCCGAACTTTGAAGCCTACTATGCGCAGTATAAAAAAATAGGACGCCAGATGAAGGTGAAGGTGGTCGACCACAGCTACTGGAACGAAATAGCCCGAAACGAGCAGGAGTTTTTACGCTGGGTGCCGGATGGTATCCATCCCTCGGCGGAGGCGTCGCAAAAACTGATACTGCCATATCTGCTAAAACAGCTGATTTCTGCGCGGTAA
- a CDS encoding porin family protein gives MKKSLSTLLALSLGLCAHAQITFQKHIRVGIKAGVNASVFSKDVEPFDPRIPGYYDTFQNWARFSGHGGVTFDYHVTDRLSIGAELLYSGRGMSYREENDEAIIYTEDGEQQAYNYFNYKIDYMELPVTVQYNVLSPATNVRLGIYGGFARGVALHKRTKLIFPEADGYDKPENEQNELMYVRNFSTSVIGGLKVSGKSLKTNPFADIRASQMINPVFNRKSAPNGGNLDTRMFTLSLAVGVQF, from the coding sequence ATGAAAAAGTCTCTCTCCACCCTGCTTGCCTTAAGCCTGGGTCTGTGTGCGCACGCACAAATTACCTTTCAGAAACATATCCGCGTAGGTATTAAAGCAGGTGTAAATGCATCCGTTTTCAGCAAGGATGTAGAACCCTTCGATCCGCGTATACCTGGCTATTATGACACCTTCCAGAACTGGGCGCGCTTTTCAGGCCATGGGGGTGTAACGTTCGATTATCATGTTACCGACAGACTTTCTATAGGCGCAGAGTTGTTATACTCGGGCAGGGGCATGTCTTACCGCGAGGAAAACGACGAGGCTATCATTTATACAGAAGATGGTGAACAACAGGCCTATAATTACTTTAACTACAAGATCGATTACATGGAACTGCCTGTAACCGTTCAGTATAACGTCCTTTCTCCGGCCACCAATGTACGTCTTGGGATATACGGTGGCTTTGCCAGGGGGGTAGCCCTGCATAAGCGCACCAAGCTGATCTTCCCGGAGGCCGACGGATACGATAAGCCTGAGAATGAGCAGAACGAACTGATGTACGTAAGGAACTTCAGCACAAGTGTGATAGGAGGCTTGAAAGTATCGGGAAAATCGCTCAAGACCAACCCCTTTGCTGACATAAGGGCGAGCCAGATGATCAATCCGGTGTTCAACAGAAAGTCGGCCCCAAACGGCGGTAACCTCGATACCAGGATGTTTACCTTGTCGCTGGCCGTAGGCGTGCAATTTTAA
- a CDS encoding calcium:proton antiporter yields MRKILSLPLWTIIAPLLALAFLILNVENTMLAVLAAAGLVAAVMSAVHHAEVIAHKVGEPFGTLILALAITVIEVSLIVSLMFAGGEEAVTLARDTVFAAVMIIITGIIGMCLLLGGLYHKEQKFGMHAVSAALVGLVAICTLTLILPNYTTSILGPSYSKSQLIFVSVISLVLYGTFVLIQTVRHRDYFLPASGADDEEQHAAPPTAKTAILSLVLLLGCLVAVVMLAKKLAPIIETGVVSLGAPKAVVGIIVALVILLPEGIAAVRAAAKNRLQTSLNLALGSALASIGLTIPAVAIASLITGINVTLGIDAKSIVLLTLSFITVMISFQSGKTTIMQGVVLLVLFFVYLFLTIFP; encoded by the coding sequence ATGAGAAAAATCCTGTCGCTTCCGCTTTGGACCATCATTGCACCTTTACTTGCCCTTGCCTTCCTGATATTAAATGTCGAAAATACGATGCTTGCCGTGCTTGCTGCGGCCGGACTGGTTGCCGCGGTAATGTCTGCCGTGCACCATGCGGAGGTCATCGCGCACAAGGTCGGTGAGCCTTTTGGTACCCTTATTCTCGCGCTGGCGATTACCGTTATAGAAGTATCGCTGATTGTATCGCTGATGTTTGCGGGTGGGGAAGAAGCGGTTACGCTGGCCAGGGATACGGTCTTTGCAGCTGTCATGATCATTATTACGGGTATTATCGGAATGTGCCTGCTCCTGGGCGGTTTATACCATAAGGAACAGAAGTTTGGTATGCACGCAGTGAGCGCAGCGTTAGTCGGACTGGTAGCCATCTGTACACTGACCCTTATTCTGCCCAATTATACCACAAGTATTTTAGGCCCCTCATACAGCAAAAGTCAGCTGATCTTTGTATCCGTGATTTCATTGGTGCTGTATGGTACCTTTGTGCTGATTCAGACCGTCAGGCATCGCGACTACTTTCTTCCGGCCAGCGGGGCCGATGATGAAGAGCAGCATGCTGCGCCGCCAACGGCCAAGACGGCCATCCTCAGTCTGGTTCTGCTCTTAGGCTGCCTCGTTGCCGTAGTTATGCTGGCCAAAAAACTGGCACCGATCATTGAAACCGGTGTAGTGAGCCTCGGTGCGCCTAAAGCGGTTGTCGGAATCATTGTGGCACTGGTGATCTTATTGCCTGAAGGCATTGCAGCGGTACGTGCAGCGGCAAAGAACAGGCTTCAGACCAGCCTCAATCTGGCCCTGGGGTCTGCACTCGCGAGTATTGGCCTAACCATTCCTGCCGTAGCCATTGCGTCGCTCATTACCGGTATCAACGTAACGCTGGGTATAGATGCAAAGTCGATCGTTCTGCTCACCCTATCTTTTATCACCGTGATGATTTCTTTTCAGTCGGGCAAAACCACCATCATGCAGGGCGTTGTATTGCTGGTACTTTTCTTTGTGTATTTGTTCCTGACCATTTTTCCCTAG
- a CDS encoding SDR family oxidoreductase, with amino-acid sequence MKSVLITGANKGIGLETARQLSAKGFFVYLGSRNLENGKAAVEGLKSEGLQDMKAVQVDVTNAQSIQSARQLIELEQNCVDVLINNAGISGELPQSALNSDIQSFKEVFDTNFYGVIAVTQAFLPLLEKAPEPRIVNVSTSVGSLSLQSDPSWPAYDYAKYPVYASSKAAMNMYTVQLAYELRDTAFKVNAVCPGYTKTDFTGQQGGEVATAAARIIKYALVDGQGPSGKFFSDETNPEGGEIPW; translated from the coding sequence ATGAAATCAGTTTTAATTACAGGAGCTAACAAAGGAATTGGTCTGGAAACAGCCAGACAGCTTTCAGCAAAAGGATTTTTCGTTTATCTCGGCAGCCGGAATCTTGAAAATGGTAAAGCTGCGGTGGAAGGACTTAAATCCGAAGGCCTTCAAGATATGAAGGCCGTGCAGGTCGACGTAACCAATGCACAGAGTATTCAGTCGGCCCGACAGCTCATCGAGCTTGAACAAAATTGCGTTGATGTATTAATTAACAACGCCGGGATCAGTGGTGAGCTGCCCCAAAGCGCGCTTAATTCTGATATACAAAGCTTTAAAGAGGTCTTCGATACCAATTTTTACGGCGTGATTGCAGTGACCCAGGCCTTTCTTCCCTTACTCGAAAAAGCCCCGGAACCGAGGATTGTAAATGTAAGTACCAGTGTCGGCTCACTCAGTCTGCAAAGCGACCCGTCGTGGCCGGCATACGATTACGCAAAATATCCTGTCTATGCGTCGTCAAAAGCGGCGATGAACATGTACACGGTGCAACTTGCCTACGAATTGCGCGATACCGCTTTTAAAGTAAACGCCGTATGCCCCGGTTATACCAAGACTGATTTTACCGGTCAACAAGGCGGCGAGGTGGCAACCGCTGCCGCACGTATCATCAAGTATGCCTTAGTGGATGGTCAAGGACCCTCGGGCAAATTTTTCAGTGATGAGACCAACCCCGAAGGAGGAGAAATCCCATGGTAG
- a CDS encoding GH92 family glycosyl hydrolase — MKRFFILLAILLIRYYSSAQQKQDYAALVDPFIESTKSRYFFFNSACRPFGMVNLSPDNILEREWASGYRYQESEIRGLTHIHDWGVGGILLMPTTGNIDYTKGQEEWKTSFSHDREVAKPGYHQVYFDKYNTNVELTSTTRVGFHRYTFDKAGEADILLYLGGQLGSGIMKEARITAIGHQHIQGWVLQQSMVGEVTLFFSIYYDKPFKSLNPWSEKGRLPALGVGQTVQDKQLGVSAKFDVKAGEKVKVKVGVSWCGIDQAELNLQQELKHWDFDRIVKESNEDWNNWLGRIEVEGGTKAQRIKFYTDLWRSLLGRRQIQDANGKYPDYMSGKLLVKQLPLDEKGRPKFMHLSTDALWMTMWNLNILWGVAYPEVLSSFVQSSMVYYEDGGHLPRGPVIGKESWIMTGSPVSELIVGAYMLGIRDYDVNKVFDALKKAHMPGSTMDYGGGFLDKYIAKGYVPETNPAEGWGGAGRTMEFVTQDWALAQLAAKLGKEGDHAYFLKRSGNWTNMFDPSIGFIRPKNEDGSWTEPFDPVLNANFGGFVEANSWQTTWMAVHDIKGLVNVMGGVDAYCDKLNFGFEQARKDKFVGGYGGNYVNYSNQPGMVMAHLFNYAGKPWLSQYWVRQVYGYTFSDITPQGGYGGNDEDQGQMAAMSALIGMGLFDVKGGIDPEPLYQLTAPLFDRIRINLNPVYYPGKVFEIVAKNNGPENVYIQSAKLNGKPLYNNWFKQKELINGGTLELVLGNQPNKEWGFRDTPPSQTVGEPRMVIGNLSYPVTVKSSDWIEVSYQVENEGALGSHFGRIMENDAVIVAKDSVVKSGETKTMNYKFRLFKPGSHLLKLGDGQTVSIDVSPKKSELLVESLTAYANGEHVHGSMLVINHGSSATKGSYSIRLGKDHVKTGKVNLAPGQTDTLSFDFFARQQGTYDLSFNGKKLRSFDVKIPQVKPEDHLVLYYDFNDANTPTLDLSGIKNYPQVERLPDLAKENQLQAAKFEKNNHLRIEDRGALSPKTQLALELFLKPTNWYSFGRVLQKGRADNQYLILRNGADELEFKLEGVTNGLIKFKLPEVNRWLHLICQYDGKTISVWADGKRIAAQSASGEIAVTTDPLFIGVKNERTGLEDSFKGLMSYVKLYSQARSAEQIEAAAKAALSRPGIK, encoded by the coding sequence ATGAAACGTTTTTTTATTCTGTTAGCAATCCTGCTGATCCGGTATTATAGTTCCGCCCAGCAAAAGCAAGACTACGCTGCGTTGGTCGATCCTTTTATTGAATCGACTAAGTCGCGGTATTTCTTTTTTAATTCTGCATGCCGACCATTTGGAATGGTGAATCTTAGTCCGGACAACATCCTCGAAAGGGAGTGGGCTTCGGGCTATCGTTATCAGGAGTCTGAAATCCGCGGGCTTACACATATTCACGACTGGGGCGTGGGCGGAATACTGCTGATGCCTACCACCGGAAATATCGATTATACCAAGGGTCAGGAGGAATGGAAGACATCCTTTTCTCACGACAGGGAAGTGGCCAAGCCAGGCTATCATCAGGTGTATTTTGATAAATATAACACCAATGTGGAGCTGACGTCTACCACACGCGTTGGATTTCACCGGTATACTTTTGATAAGGCTGGCGAGGCAGATATTTTACTGTATCTGGGCGGTCAGCTCGGGAGCGGTATCATGAAAGAGGCCCGTATTACAGCAATCGGTCACCAGCATATTCAAGGCTGGGTACTGCAGCAATCGATGGTGGGCGAGGTCACGCTCTTTTTCAGTATTTATTACGACAAGCCGTTTAAGTCGCTGAATCCATGGAGCGAAAAGGGCAGGCTACCGGCGTTGGGTGTGGGGCAAACTGTCCAGGATAAGCAACTGGGCGTTTCCGCTAAATTTGACGTTAAGGCAGGAGAGAAAGTCAAGGTTAAAGTGGGTGTTTCCTGGTGCGGCATAGACCAGGCAGAGCTGAACCTGCAGCAGGAACTGAAGCACTGGGATTTTGATCGTATTGTGAAAGAATCTAACGAGGACTGGAATAACTGGCTGGGCCGTATAGAAGTGGAGGGAGGCACTAAAGCACAGCGGATTAAGTTTTATACCGATCTGTGGCGTTCGCTGCTGGGTCGGCGACAAATACAGGATGCAAATGGTAAGTATCCCGATTATATGTCGGGCAAACTGCTGGTGAAACAGTTGCCGCTCGATGAAAAAGGCCGTCCAAAGTTCATGCATCTAAGTACCGATGCTTTGTGGATGACCATGTGGAACCTGAATATCCTCTGGGGTGTGGCCTATCCGGAGGTACTGAGCAGTTTTGTGCAGTCGTCGATGGTGTATTACGAGGATGGCGGGCACCTGCCGCGCGGACCGGTTATCGGTAAGGAATCATGGATTATGACTGGTTCACCGGTAAGTGAACTCATAGTGGGTGCTTACATGCTGGGGATTCGTGACTACGATGTAAATAAGGTTTTTGATGCATTGAAAAAGGCGCATATGCCGGGAAGCACGATGGATTACGGCGGAGGTTTTCTGGATAAATATATCGCCAAAGGTTATGTGCCTGAGACCAATCCGGCTGAAGGCTGGGGCGGGGCAGGCCGCACTATGGAATTCGTGACGCAGGACTGGGCCCTGGCACAGTTGGCCGCTAAACTCGGGAAGGAGGGGGATCATGCATACTTCCTGAAGCGTTCTGGTAACTGGACCAATATGTTCGACCCCTCCATAGGTTTTATAAGGCCCAAAAATGAGGACGGCAGCTGGACAGAACCGTTCGACCCGGTACTGAACGCCAACTTTGGTGGCTTTGTGGAGGCGAATTCCTGGCAAACCACCTGGATGGCTGTACACGATATTAAAGGTTTAGTAAACGTGATGGGTGGTGTGGATGCGTATTGTGACAAACTGAATTTTGGCTTTGAGCAAGCCCGGAAAGACAAGTTTGTGGGCGGTTACGGTGGTAACTACGTCAATTATTCCAATCAGCCAGGTATGGTGATGGCCCACCTGTTTAACTATGCAGGCAAGCCCTGGCTGTCGCAATACTGGGTAAGGCAGGTGTACGGCTACACCTTCAGCGATATTACGCCGCAGGGCGGATACGGGGGTAACGATGAGGACCAGGGACAGATGGCTGCGATGAGCGCGCTGATTGGTATGGGCTTGTTTGATGTAAAAGGCGGCATTGACCCCGAGCCGTTGTATCAGCTTACTGCGCCGTTGTTTGACCGTATCCGTATAAATCTGAACCCTGTGTATTATCCGGGTAAAGTTTTTGAAATTGTCGCGAAAAACAACGGGCCAGAGAATGTTTACATCCAGAGCGCGAAGCTAAATGGTAAGCCGTTATACAACAACTGGTTTAAACAAAAGGAACTCATCAACGGCGGTACGCTGGAACTTGTATTGGGAAACCAGCCTAATAAGGAATGGGGTTTCCGGGATACACCGCCATCGCAGACGGTAGGCGAGCCCAGGATGGTTATTGGCAACCTCAGTTACCCCGTAACAGTGAAGTCGAGCGACTGGATCGAAGTTTCTTACCAGGTTGAAAATGAGGGTGCGTTGGGTAGCCACTTTGGGCGGATCATGGAAAATGATGCGGTTATTGTGGCGAAAGACTCCGTGGTGAAATCGGGCGAGACAAAAACCATGAATTATAAATTCCGCCTGTTTAAACCGGGCAGTCACCTGCTTAAACTTGGCGATGGACAAACAGTTAGTATTGATGTAAGCCCGAAGAAAAGCGAGCTTCTCGTGGAATCGCTGACTGCCTATGCTAATGGAGAACATGTACATGGTTCCATGCTGGTAATTAACCACGGCAGTAGTGCTACGAAAGGCAGCTATAGCATCCGGCTGGGCAAAGATCACGTGAAAACGGGCAAGGTTAACCTGGCCCCGGGGCAGACCGACACCCTCAGCTTCGACTTTTTTGCCAGACAGCAGGGTACATACGATTTGTCGTTTAACGGGAAAAAGCTGCGCTCTTTTGACGTCAAGATACCGCAGGTAAAACCGGAGGACCACCTGGTGCTCTATTACGACTTCAACGACGCCAATACCCCAACGCTCGACCTCTCGGGCATAAAAAATTATCCACAGGTAGAGCGCCTGCCCGATCTGGCAAAGGAAAACCAGTTGCAGGCGGCGAAGTTCGAAAAAAACAATCACCTGAGGATTGAAGATCGGGGCGCATTGTCGCCAAAGACGCAGTTGGCCTTGGAGTTATTTCTGAAACCAACCAATTGGTACAGCTTTGGAAGAGTCCTGCAAAAAGGGCGGGCGGACAACCAGTACCTGATACTTCGCAATGGCGCTGATGAATTGGAGTTCAAACTGGAAGGTGTGACAAACGGATTGATTAAATTTAAGCTTCCTGAGGTAAACCGTTGGTTGCACCTGATTTGCCAGTACGATGGTAAAACCATCTCGGTATGGGCCGACGGAAAGCGTATTGCAGCCCAGTCGGCCTCGGGTGAGATTGCTGTAACGACCGACCCGCTGTTTATTGGCGTTAAGAACGAGAGAACCGGGTTGGAGGACAGCTTTAAGGGCTTGATGAGCTATGTCAAGTTGTATAGCCAGGCCCGTAGTGCCGAACAGATTGAGGCTGCAGCAAAAGCCGCATTGAGTAGGCCCGGGATCAAATAG
- a CDS encoding epimerase: MQPISVIITGTTGMVGEGVLLECLDNPKVGRVLGVSRKPCGVSHPKFTEYLVPDFLDLQAGDPQLKGYDACFFCAGISSLGMSEADFKKTTYDTTMHFAEVVSSVNPGMTFTYVSGAGTDSTEKGFLMWARVKGKTENDLQKLPFKKVHNFRPMFMKAMPGQRHTLSLYKYFAWLYPVLIKLSPNSVSTLQQVARCMILCATSDIQKPVLEVSDINALVKA; encoded by the coding sequence ATGCAGCCGATCAGCGTTATCATCACAGGAACCACAGGTATGGTTGGAGAGGGTGTACTACTCGAATGCCTCGACAATCCAAAGGTTGGCAGGGTTTTGGGCGTGAGCCGAAAGCCCTGCGGCGTGTCGCACCCTAAATTTACAGAGTACCTTGTGCCGGACTTCCTGGATCTGCAGGCGGGCGACCCGCAGCTAAAAGGTTATGATGCTTGCTTCTTCTGTGCGGGCATCAGCAGTCTGGGTATGTCTGAGGCCGATTTCAAAAAAACAACCTACGATACAACCATGCATTTCGCTGAGGTCGTTTCTTCCGTAAATCCGGGCATGACCTTCACGTACGTAAGCGGGGCAGGCACAGACAGTACCGAAAAGGGCTTTTTGATGTGGGCAAGGGTAAAAGGCAAAACGGAAAACGACCTGCAAAAGCTTCCGTTTAAGAAGGTGCATAACTTTAGACCCATGTTTATGAAGGCGATGCCCGGTCAACGGCATACGCTTTCTTTATATAAGTATTTCGCCTGGCTGTACCCGGTTTTAATAAAGCTTTCGCCTAATTCAGTAAGCACGCTTCAGCAGGTAGCCCGCTGTATGATTCTGTGTGCCACGAGCGACATTCAGAAACCGGTGCTTGAGGTGAGCGATATTAACGCCTTGGTAAAAGCCTAA
- a CDS encoding SGNH/GDSL hydrolase family protein, whose amino-acid sequence MNSLSRRKSIKYMVCAVAGTVLSNGVLGAVPLQDGFDVINAGVGGNNTADLLKRLESDCLGHKPRLTILMAGTNDMNSVKHIPLADYERNMRELVKRIKATGSRVLLMTILPCYEPDLLTRHPASFYQPEGVGGRRAQINSLVKKLAAEQKVFLLDLEHRFNAIGKIGTGKESLIQNEANSNKRDGIHPTANGYRFIALTVYDFIVSHKIPTAGIVCFGDSITRGDGSIDRDSYPAYLKKLLTTS is encoded by the coding sequence GTGAACAGTTTAAGCAGAAGAAAAAGCATAAAATACATGGTATGTGCCGTGGCGGGCACGGTTTTGTCGAATGGTGTGTTGGGTGCTGTTCCCCTGCAGGACGGTTTTGATGTCATTAATGCCGGAGTAGGGGGCAATAATACGGCCGATTTACTTAAAAGGCTTGAAAGCGATTGTCTGGGCCATAAACCTCGGCTTACCATTTTAATGGCTGGTACCAACGATATGAACAGCGTGAAGCATATTCCCCTCGCCGATTATGAGCGGAACATGCGCGAACTGGTCAAGCGCATCAAAGCCACGGGTTCGAGGGTGTTGCTGATGACTATTCTCCCTTGTTATGAGCCGGATCTCCTCACCCGTCATCCAGCATCGTTCTATCAGCCTGAAGGCGTTGGCGGTCGCCGCGCCCAGATCAATAGTCTTGTTAAAAAGCTTGCGGCTGAACAAAAAGTATTTCTCCTGGATCTTGAGCATCGGTTCAACGCCATCGGAAAAATCGGCACCGGAAAGGAATCGCTCATTCAAAATGAGGCGAACAGCAATAAGCGCGACGGCATACATCCCACAGCCAATGGCTACCGGTTTATTGCACTGACGGTCTATGATTTTATCGTTAGCCATAAGATTCCCACCGCTGGCATTGTTTGCTTCGGTGACAGCATTACCCGGGGTGATGGCAGTATCGATCGCGACAGTTACCCGGCCTACCTTAAAAAGCTATTAACCACATCCTGA
- a CDS encoding FAD-dependent oxidoreductase: MKKRFLILLSFVLSAGTLQAQDEPKTYNADIVIYGGTSAAITAAVQSAKLGKKVVVVSPDKHLGGLSAGGLGFTDTGNKEVIGGLAREFYHRVYLHYQTDTAWKWQTRQEYGNKGQGTPAIDGNERTMWIFEPHVAEKIMEDFVKEHGIQVYRNEWLNREKGVKKKSGKILSITTLSGKVFTGKVFIDATYEGDLMAASGVSYHVGRESNATYGEQWNGVQTGVFQHRHHFTSQIDPYVVPGDKRSGLLPGISAEQPGEKGAGDKKLQAYCFRMCLSNHPDNRITFPKPDNYNPANYELLARVFASGWREVFDKFDPVPNRKTDTNNHGPFSTDFIGMNYAYPEASYEQRREIIKQHEDYQKGLMYYLANDPKVPADVRSKMSNWGLAKDEFKDNAGWPHQIYVREARRMVSDFVMTEHEVLGKRPIQKSVGMGSYALDSHHTQRYVTPEGYVQNEGDIGVKAPKPYSISYDALVPKRKECSNLLVPVCLSISHIAYGSVRMEPVFMILGESAATAASLAIDHGTAVQDVDYGELQTMLLSQKQRLIY; encoded by the coding sequence ATGAAGAAAAGATTCCTAATCCTCTTATCCTTTGTCCTTTCTGCTGGTACCCTTCAGGCTCAGGACGAGCCGAAAACTTACAACGCTGATATCGTCATTTATGGCGGCACTTCGGCAGCCATCACCGCTGCGGTGCAGTCGGCCAAACTGGGTAAAAAAGTAGTGGTGGTGTCGCCCGACAAGCATTTGGGCGGGCTATCGGCCGGAGGGCTGGGTTTTACCGATACGGGAAATAAGGAGGTTATCGGCGGCCTTGCCCGCGAGTTTTATCATCGGGTATACCTGCATTATCAAACAGATACGGCCTGGAAGTGGCAAACGCGTCAGGAGTATGGCAATAAAGGACAGGGTACACCGGCTATCGATGGGAACGAGCGTACGATGTGGATCTTTGAACCGCATGTGGCCGAGAAGATCATGGAAGATTTTGTAAAGGAACATGGCATACAGGTATATCGCAATGAATGGCTCAACCGTGAGAAAGGGGTAAAGAAGAAGTCAGGGAAGATCCTTAGCATCACTACGCTAAGCGGAAAGGTGTTTACCGGCAAGGTGTTTATCGACGCTACCTATGAGGGCGACCTGATGGCAGCCTCGGGGGTAAGCTACCACGTGGGCCGTGAATCGAACGCCACTTATGGTGAACAATGGAATGGGGTGCAGACGGGCGTGTTTCAGCACAGACATCATTTTACCAGCCAGATTGATCCGTATGTGGTGCCCGGAGATAAGCGTAGTGGTTTGCTGCCGGGCATTTCGGCGGAGCAGCCAGGTGAGAAGGGGGCGGGCGATAAGAAGCTTCAGGCTTACTGCTTCCGGATGTGCCTGAGCAATCACCCCGACAACCGCATTACTTTTCCGAAGCCGGACAACTATAACCCGGCCAATTACGAATTGCTGGCGCGGGTGTTTGCCAGTGGCTGGCGCGAGGTGTTTGATAAGTTTGATCCCGTGCCCAACCGTAAAACGGATACGAACAACCACGGCCCGTTCAGTACAGATTTTATTGGGATGAACTACGCCTATCCTGAAGCATCTTATGAGCAGCGCAGGGAAATCATCAAGCAGCATGAGGATTATCAGAAAGGCCTGATGTATTATCTGGCCAACGATCCTAAGGTTCCCGCCGATGTGAGAAGTAAGATGAGCAACTGGGGCCTGGCCAAGGATGAATTTAAAGACAACGCCGGCTGGCCGCACCAGATTTATGTCCGCGAAGCGAGAAGAATGGTAAGCGATTTTGTGATGACCGAGCACGAGGTCTTGGGTAAGCGGCCCATACAGAAGTCGGTAGGCATGGGTTCTTATGCTCTGGATTCCCATCATACCCAGCGTTACGTTACCCCGGAAGGCTATGTGCAGAATGAGGGCGATATCGGCGTAAAAGCACCTAAACCATACAGCATTTCTTACGATGCGCTGGTACCCAAGCGCAAAGAATGCAGCAACCTGCTTGTGCCAGTTTGTTTGTCCATTTCCCATATAGCCTATGGTTCGGTACGTATGGAGCCAGTGTTTATGATTCTCGGAGAATCGGCCGCGACTGCCGCTTCGCTGGCTATAGATCATGGTACCGCAGTGCAGGATGTGGACTATGGCGAGTTGCAGACTATGCTCTTAAGTCAAAAGCAGCGGCTGATCTATTAG
- a CDS encoding DUF1810 domain-containing protein, with the protein MSDRNNLSRFITAQQGSYDTALREVQDGRKRTHWMWYIFPQVIGLGRTDTSIHYAIRDLEEAKDYLEHPVLGMRLLEISRALLKLNANNAHAVFGSPDDMKLRSSMTLFSLVEGADPVFQQVLSKLFNGQKDEKTIALLEGRG; encoded by the coding sequence ATGTCTGACCGTAACAACTTATCCCGATTTATCACCGCACAGCAGGGCAGCTATGACACCGCACTTCGGGAAGTGCAGGACGGCCGTAAGCGAACGCATTGGATGTGGTACATTTTTCCGCAGGTCATCGGACTTGGCAGAACGGACACCTCCATTCATTATGCCATTCGTGATCTGGAAGAGGCTAAAGATTACCTTGAGCACCCTGTACTGGGTATGCGCCTGCTTGAAATAAGCAGGGCATTGCTGAAACTTAATGCCAACAATGCCCATGCAGTGTTCGGTTCGCCCGACGATATGAAACTCCGCTCGTCCATGACACTTTTCTCGCTCGTAGAAGGTGCAGATCCTGTATTTCAGCAGGTGCTAAGTAAGCTCTTTAACGGACAGAAGGACGAAAAAACGATTGCACTTCTCGAAGGCAGGGGATAG